A genome region from Euphorbia lathyris chromosome 4, ddEupLath1.1, whole genome shotgun sequence includes the following:
- the LOC136226700 gene encoding metacaspase-1-like, which yields MSDRPIFIRDTRGYSCSNCRQRFPNSINLADFHCPACYRVSISSPSRKMGRSSFSSGIRDNQIGSRVSQVVDKIKVKFSDLKRRRRDSSDSDTPKTLNSNPSPLAAKPPSSAVTRPGRKRALLIGVTYAKWKYKLKGTVNDVKNMRNLLIENFHFQKENVLVLTEEESKAELTPTKKNIEAALKWLVEDCRKGDSLVFYFSGHGLRQPDFNNDERDGFDETICPVDFVEQGMILDNDINSTIVWPLPKGVTLHAIVDACHSGTILDLVYIYNRHKKTWEDNSPPNKTRKHTNGGLAISIAACEDHQMAADTTAFSGKGMNGALTYILIEIVKQSPSQGPTYADLIEMIHQTIDVVNKSGCLPVRIIRSICHTNLLQKPLLSASEPFDVKNTRFIL from the exons ATGTCAGATCGCCCAATTTTCATACGAGATACCAGAGGTTACAGTTGCAGCAATTGCAGACAACGATTCCCAAATTCAATAAACCTCGCAGATTTTCACTGCCCAGCTTGCTACAGAGTTTCTATCTCTTCTCCTTCGAGGAAAATGGGAagatcttctttttcttccgGCATTAGAGATAATCAAATTGGCTCCCGAGTTTCTCAAGTTGTGGACAAGATTAAGGTTAAGTTTTCTGACCTTAAACGGCGCCGGAGAGATAGTAGCGATAGCGATACTCCTAAGACTTTGAATTCTAATCCTTCTCCTTTGGCCGCCAAGCCGCCGTCTTCCGCCGTTACTAGACCTGGACGAAAACGGGCGCTTCTTATCGGAGTTACTTATGCTAAGTGGAAATATAAACTTAAAGGAACTGTAAATGATGTGAAGAATATGAGGAATTTGTTGATTGAGAATTTCCATTTTCAGAAGGAGAACGTTCTTGTTCTTACAG AAGAGGAGAGTAAAGCAGAGCTAACTCCGACGAAGAAAAATATAGAGGCGGCACTGAAATGGCTGGTGGAAGATTGTCGGAAAGGTGATTCTCTGGTGTTTTATTTCTCCGGTCACGGATTGAGACAACCGGATTTCAACAATGATGAGCGTGATGGATTCGATGAAACTATTTGTCCAGTTGATTTTGTGGAACAAGGAATGATTCTCGACAACGATATTAATTCCACCATTGTTTGGCCTTTACCTAAAGGTGTTACTCTTCATGCTATTGTTGATGCTTGTCACAGCGGAACCATTCTCGATCTTGTTTATATCTACAATAGACACAA GAAAACATGGGAAGATAATAGTCCTCCAAATAAGACAAGGAAACATACAAATGGTGGTTTGGCTATTTCTATTGCTGCCTGTGAAGATCATCAAATGGCTGCTGATACCACA GCATTCAGTGGGAAGGGAATGAATGGTGCattgacatatatattaatagaaATAGTGAAGCAAAGCCCTTCACAAGGACCAACATATGCTGATCTAATAGAAATGATTCATCAAACCATTGACGTTGTTAATAAAAGTGGATGTCTTCCTGTCAGAATTATCAGATCTATATGTCACACCAACTTATTACAG AAACCTCTCCTTTCTGCTTCGGAGCCATTTGATGTGAAGAATACAcgttttattttgtaa